In the genome of Deltaproteobacteria bacterium, one region contains:
- a CDS encoding NAD(P)/FAD-dependent oxidoreductase, which yields MASERDDRTVEETAAGAVAEIGFDPDSLRRKYREERDKRLRADGNEQYLAVQGKFAHFLDDPYAKPGFERAPLFDEVEVLILGGGFGGLLAGARLRQAGVQSIRIIDAASDFGGTWYWNRYPGIACDIESYTYLPLLEEVGYMPKQKYSDGREILEHSQAIARKFDLYRDVCFQTRLQELRWDEAAARWVITTNRGDRMKAHFVCLATGPLNMPKLPGIPGIEEFEGHSFHASRWDYDYTGGDSEGNLTGLRGKRVGIIGTGGTSVQIVPHVGEWADKLYVFQRTPSSIDLKINPPTDPEWVKTLAPGWHQHRMDNFNALVSGVPQTENLVNDGWTELISKLIVGLQQGRNTDLSSPDAIARAVELADFEKMEGIRARVDATVKDPRVAEALKPYYRQFCKRPCFHNEYLETFNRPNVTLVDTKGKGVDRVTKKGVVVGGQEYEVDCLIYASGFEVGTDYSRRAGLTMIGRSGATLAETWSTGIRTLHGMHVRDFPNAFIMSNPQAGFTASYPHLLDEQAKHIAYILSNERAKSARTIEASEAGEDAWVKQCIAKARNVGDFFENCTPGYYNNEGKSSELSVQNGFYGGGSIEFFGILANWRADAKLEGLELR from the coding sequence ATGGCGAGCGAACGCGACGACCGGACCGTGGAAGAGACCGCAGCCGGGGCCGTGGCCGAGATCGGATTCGACCCGGATTCTCTGCGCCGGAAGTACCGCGAGGAGCGCGACAAGCGCCTGCGCGCCGACGGCAACGAGCAGTACCTCGCGGTTCAGGGAAAGTTCGCCCACTTCCTCGACGATCCGTACGCGAAGCCCGGCTTCGAGCGCGCACCGCTCTTCGACGAGGTCGAGGTGCTGATCCTCGGCGGCGGCTTCGGCGGGCTGCTCGCGGGCGCGCGGCTGCGACAGGCGGGCGTGCAGAGCATCCGCATCATCGACGCGGCCTCGGACTTCGGCGGCACCTGGTACTGGAACCGCTACCCGGGCATCGCCTGCGACATCGAGTCGTACACGTATCTGCCGCTGCTCGAGGAAGTCGGCTACATGCCGAAGCAGAAGTACTCCGACGGGCGCGAGATCCTCGAGCACAGCCAGGCGATCGCGCGCAAGTTCGACCTGTACCGCGACGTCTGCTTCCAGACCCGGCTGCAGGAGCTGCGCTGGGACGAGGCCGCGGCACGCTGGGTGATCACGACGAACCGCGGCGATCGCATGAAGGCCCACTTCGTCTGCCTGGCGACGGGGCCGCTGAACATGCCCAAGCTGCCCGGCATTCCCGGAATCGAGGAGTTCGAAGGCCACTCCTTCCACGCCAGCCGCTGGGACTACGACTACACCGGCGGCGACTCGGAGGGGAACCTGACCGGTCTGCGCGGCAAGCGCGTCGGCATCATCGGCACCGGCGGAACCTCCGTTCAGATCGTGCCGCACGTCGGTGAGTGGGCCGACAAGCTCTACGTCTTCCAACGCACGCCGTCGTCGATCGATCTGAAGATCAACCCGCCGACCGACCCGGAGTGGGTGAAGACGCTTGCGCCTGGCTGGCACCAGCACCGGATGGACAACTTCAACGCGCTGGTCTCCGGCGTTCCGCAGACCGAGAACCTGGTGAACGACGGCTGGACCGAGCTGATCAGCAAGCTGATCGTCGGCCTGCAGCAGGGCCGCAATACCGATCTCTCCTCGCCCGATGCGATCGCTCGCGCCGTCGAGCTCGCGGACTTCGAGAAGATGGAGGGGATCCGCGCGCGCGTGGACGCCACGGTCAAGGACCCGCGGGTCGCCGAGGCGCTCAAGCCCTACTACCGCCAGTTCTGCAAGCGCCCCTGCTTCCACAACGAGTATCTCGAGACCTTCAACCGGCCGAACGTGACGCTGGTCGACACCAAGGGAAAGGGCGTCGATCGCGTCACGAAGAAGGGCGTCGTCGTCGGCGGGCAGGAGTACGAGGTCGATTGCCTGATCTACGCCAGCGGCTTCGAGGTCGGCACCGACTACTCGCGCCGCGCCGGGCTCACGATGATCGGTCGCAGCGGGGCAACGCTGGCCGAGACGTGGTCGACCGGCATTCGCACGCTGCACGGCATGCACGTGCGCGACTTCCCGAACGCCTTCATCATGAGCAACCCGCAGGCCGGGTTCACGGCGAGCTACCCGCACCTGCTCGACGAGCAGGCCAAGCACATCGCCTACATCCTTTCGAACGAGCGCGCGAAGTCGGCGCGCACGATCGAAGCGAGCGAGGCCGGCGAGGACGCCTGGGTGAAGCAGTGCATCGCCAAGGCGCGAAACGTCGGCGACTTCTTCGAGAACTGCACGCCCGGCTACTACAACAACGAGGGCAA